One genomic window of Pelagicoccus enzymogenes includes the following:
- a CDS encoding PepSY-associated TM helix domain-containing protein, with protein MKKRIWKLHSWIGLFCALALTVIGLTGSVLVFHQEISDALAPETTLNQNYNPDAQRLPVTQLTQTVESKFPNFWIRGWLFNHQSPHRDKAYVMERGGDEWHILYVDPYTGETAERPYGYNETLYGWFINLHYTFFADHVGMAIAGIFALGFLFLAITGIYLHRPFFKTLFKLRWGASARIFCSDLHKAIGIATIPMNLIFGITGAYWNISHVLHELIEHAHEEEHAIAVEYPGRADQLESLATIADNSIPGYSLNYIYFPTEEDPTFYLYGQHPGAGVLNSPYGSSVWVKAESGEVTHSSDLSQAGFWAQVLDSFEPLHFGSFAGLGSQIVWCLAGLSPAALSLTGTIMFFKRGRRKKKKRSLEETRPERAKALVS; from the coding sequence ATGAAAAAAAGAATCTGGAAACTCCACTCCTGGATCGGCCTCTTTTGCGCCCTCGCCCTCACGGTCATCGGACTCACCGGCAGCGTTCTCGTCTTCCACCAGGAAATCTCCGACGCCCTCGCTCCCGAGACCACCCTCAACCAAAACTACAACCCGGACGCCCAACGCCTCCCCGTCACCCAGCTCACCCAAACCGTCGAGTCCAAGTTCCCCAATTTCTGGATACGCGGCTGGCTCTTCAACCACCAGTCCCCCCACCGCGACAAAGCCTACGTTATGGAACGCGGCGGAGACGAGTGGCACATCCTCTACGTCGATCCCTACACCGGCGAAACCGCGGAGCGCCCCTACGGCTACAACGAGACCCTCTACGGCTGGTTCATCAACCTGCACTACACCTTCTTCGCCGACCACGTCGGCATGGCAATCGCCGGCATCTTTGCCCTCGGCTTCCTCTTTTTAGCGATCACCGGCATCTACCTGCACCGCCCCTTCTTCAAAACCCTCTTCAAGCTCCGCTGGGGAGCCAGCGCCCGCATCTTCTGCTCCGACCTGCATAAAGCCATCGGCATCGCCACCATCCCCATGAACCTCATCTTCGGGATCACCGGCGCCTACTGGAACATCAGCCACGTGCTGCACGAGCTCATCGAGCACGCCCACGAAGAGGAGCACGCCATCGCCGTCGAGTACCCAGGCCGAGCCGACCAGCTCGAGTCCCTCGCAACTATCGCCGACAACAGCATCCCCGGCTACTCCCTCAACTACATCTACTTCCCCACCGAAGAAGATCCCACCTTCTATCTCTACGGCCAACACCCCGGAGCCGGCGTCCTCAACAGCCCCTACGGCAGCTCCGTTTGGGTCAAAGCGGAAAGCGGCGAAGTCACCCACTCCTCCGACCTCAGCCAAGCCGGATTCTGGGCCCAAGTCCTCGACTCCTTCGAGCCCCTGCACTTCGGCAGCTTCGCCGGCCTCGGCTCGCAAATCGTCTGGTGCCTCGCCGGACTCAGCCCCGCTGCCCTCTCCCTCACCGGCACCATCATGTTCTTCAAGCGCGGCCGCCGCAAAAAGAAGAAACGCTCGCTCGAAGAAACGCGGCCGGAAAGAGCGAAAGCGCTCGTTTCCTGA